Proteins from one Pontibacter korlensis genomic window:
- the yajC gene encoding preprotein translocase subunit YajC, translated as MNNILLQTPDGGMLPQLLMFGAIILVFYFFMIRPQQKKVRDQKKFREELTKGMSVVTIGGLHGKLIAIDDETITLEVDKGVRLVFDKTAVSMEATMRVQKVS; from the coding sequence ATGAACAATATACTTCTTCAGACTCCGGACGGAGGCATGCTGCCTCAGTTGTTAATGTTCGGAGCTATCATCCTTGTGTTTTATTTCTTCATGATCCGTCCGCAGCAAAAAAAGGTGCGTGACCAGAAGAAATTCCGCGAGGAATTGACAAAAGGCATGAGCGTAGTAACCATAGGTGGTTTGCACGGCAAGCTGATCGCAATAGACGATGAGACCATTACGTTAGAAGTGGACAAAGGCGTTCGCCTTGTATTCGATAAAACTGCCGTTTCCATGGAAGCTACCATGAGGGTGCAAAAGGTATCTTAA